In Nostoc edaphicum CCNP1411, the sequence GGTACAAGTGGCGTTTTGTCAGCCTTAGCATTAATTGACCCTCAAAGGCATAAACTCAGTATAGAACGGGGAGCAGCTTGGTTAGTTGGATGTCAAAACCCAGATGGTGGTTGGGGCGAGACTTGCCGCAGCTATGATGATCCCAGTCTCAAAGGCAAAGGAAATAGTACTGCATCTCAAACTGCTTGGGCCTTAATTGGGTTGATCGCAGCAGGTGAAGCTACTGGGAAATTAGCTCTTGAGGTGATTGAACGGGGAATTAGCTATTTAGTGGCAACTCAAAAGCCTGATGGTACTTGGTTTGAGGCGGACTTTACAGGCACAGGCTTCCCTTGCCATTTTTATCTCAAGTATCATCTGTATCAACAATACTTTCCTTTAATAGCTTTAGGTCGCTATCAAGCATTAACGAGGGAGTAGGGAGTAGGGAGTAGGGAGTAGGGATGTGAGTATTTTCGATTCGCGTCTGAATAATCGGCGTTTTTGCACCCCCACTAAATTGAAAAATGCCCAATGCCCAATGCCCAATGCCCAATGCCCCAAGCGACGGGGCAACTATCCCTGCTCCACCCATAAGGGGATGGAGTTTCCCGTCGCTTTCATTAAACTACAACGCGATCGCGTCCTTTTCTTTTTGCTTTATAGAGTGCTTCCTCGGCAGCATTAACTAAAGTAGCAGGCTCAGTTTCTATTGCCGGAATAACACTAGCCACTCCTAAACTCACAGTTAAAACAGCAGCAGGTAAACCACCAATGCTAGGATACTCACACTTAATCCCTAAAGCTTTTACTTGATCTCGAATATGTTCGGCAATGTCCATTGCAACCGTAATCTCTACTTGAGCAAGAATGGCGAATTCTTCACCACCGTAACGAGCCACTAACACTCTACTGCTTTCTTCTCTAAAATCTCCTCTCTGGGAAATCACAAAAGCACTAGCAGTAGAAGAAATCATGCTCTTACTGTATGAAAAACTGCTATTATTTGGTGAGTGGTTGATGCAGTTACAGATAGTATTAGCGATTTGCCGTAAACACTCATCTCCTGCCGAATTTCCGTAAGTTTTATTATAAATTTTAAAATAGTCAATATCGCACAAAATCAGTGATATGGGAGTGCTTTGACGAGCGGATCTTTGCCACTCAATTTGTAGGTAGGTTTGAAAGTAGCGGCGATTAACTAATTGAGTTAGTTCATCTAAGCTAGAGAGGACAAACAACTGTTGATTTTCTTGTTTCAACCGTTCAACATAACTATTGTTGAAATGCTCACTTTTTTTCAGATATTGTCGGAAATATAAACGATATAATTCACACGCAGGAGTACTGCGTAGGCGTAGCCCGTCGTTGACATCGCCTTCTAAATTAATTAACCCTATACTCTGTAATTTATATGCCAATGCTGGCTCTAATTTCACATAACTTGTAGTATTAATTACTTCATAAAAAGCATTTCCCAATTCTGGCTCATCTCGTAGTGCTAACACATACTGCTTTAAATAATCGTGATAAATTCCGGCTTCTGTGGTTGCTTGTTGCAATAGCTGTCTTAAATCCCGTTGTAATCCACCTTTACCCACAAAGTGATACAGTGCCAATCGCACTAAATAAGGATTTCCTCCCACCATTGCCATCAAACTGTCGGCATCTTTACCATCTGTCCAATCCAAACCGTGACGTTGGGCTAAATCCTGCACCTGCTCTTTGGTAAAGGGAGGTAAATTAATTGTTAAACCAATATTAAACGGCGATTGAGTCAGTTTTGTGGGAATCAGAATTTCCGTTGAATAAACCAGAACCAGACGCAGCTTTTGCCAAATTTCTACCCTTTTGGCTTGTTCATGCCACGATCGCACTAACGGTAAAAATTCTCCAGCTATTTCCTGATACTCAAACACCCAATCCACTTCATTTAATACCAAAACAAGGGGACTTGAGAGTGCAGGCAGTAAATATTGTTGGAAATAGATAGAGCAGCTGACTTTGCTACCCATATCTTCGTGCCAATAATCATTGAGTTTTGGTTCTAGCTGTAACTCCCGACTGACGTTGGCACATAACCAGCGCAAAAATTTATCCAAACTGGCAAAAACTGCTTTATCTGCTTGCTGAAAGTCCAAAGTTACGGTGTGAAAGCCTTGTTTCTTAGCGCGTGCAAGTAACCGGAGAACCAGAGAGCTTTTCCCCATCTTCTTGGGTGCTTTGATGCAAATGACACTCCCAGCTTCAGCCATTTCTGCGTAAGCAAGTTCTTCAATTGGCGGGCGAGAGATGTAAAATCTGGAATTAAGGGATACTGACCCACTAGGAAATTCTAAGGATATCGCCGTAGCTGCTCGGTTGAATTCTTTAACTAACTGCTGATGTGCTTTGCTGAGATGATGATTTTCTAGAGTCTGACGGAAATTGGACTTATTTATCGGTTCTTTGGATAAACAGCTTAATAATTGCCATAAATGAGCAGCAATTTTCTTGACACGTTCTTCGCCGTAGTCAGCTTCACAGGCTATATTGGCATAGGTTTTTCCTTCCCACGAAGAACGCAATATCAACTCTTGGAGTGTCGTTAAACCGTTTGCTTGACTGGCTTTTAGTAGCAATACTATTTCATCTATAGTCATTACTCATTAACTCTAATTCAGCATGACGTTTTCTCACACCATTAAACTTTGCAACTCAATCTACCCTGCTTTGTATAGAGAGCAGCCAGTCTTGGTCAAAAAAGCTACAGATAAGCCTTGGCAATTTTTTGTATCCTTAAAAATTTGACGTGACTTAATCATAGAATTTTTTTTACAAAAATTTCCGAGTTTTTAGGTAATTTTATGTGATTTGAACTACTTTTTTTCGACATATCTTAGAATGTAGATGCACACAATGTAGCTATTTTTTTTTCTAAAAAATTGCCATTGCGATCGCAACACAGGTTACATTCGTCTGTTTACCTTTTTCTAAATTCCATCCCAGTTGATGATATGGGCTGATATATCTCTGAACCTAAGTTACAGCCCGATAAAACCAAGTAGACGATTTGTCCGTAACAGGATCGTCAGGGTGCTAAGACAGCGTAGAGAGAGAGCTACAGGATATCTTCCTCATCGTACCAGCAGCTATGCATATCGAAGAACCCACTACCCATGAACCGGAAGTTCCATTGTCAGTAAAAGATTCGCCGAGTTTGCCAGAACCAAAAGACTTATCTCAAGAAAATTTAGATGCTTGTCAATACTCACAAGCCGCCTTACAAATGGCATTAATCGCCAGTGGCTTGGGGTTGTGGGATTGGAATCTCATAACTGACAAAACCTATTATGATCCTCAGTGGAAGCACATTCTGGGATATGAAGTAGACGAAATCGACAACGATTATAAATCCTTTGAGCAACTTATACATCCACAAGATTTACCCAGAATTCGCCAGGTATTGCACGATTATCTCCAAGGATGCACACCAGTGTTTGAAGTTGAATTCAGAATGTTGACCAAATCCGGGGAGTGGAAGTGGATTCTGACTTGTGGCAAAGTATTTCAGTGGGATAAATCCGGGAAACCAGTGCGGATGGCGGGGACGCACAAGGATATTACTCAGGATAAGGCGATGTCTACGACGGGCTGCGCCTACGCTACTCAACAATACCAACAATTTGAACAACTCCAAAGAGAAATTGCCCAACGCCAATCTACCGAAGACCAAATTAGGGAAAAATCACAGCAGCTAGAAACTACCCTTGATGAACTCAAATATACCCAAAAGCAGTTATTGCAAAACCAGAAAATGGCTAATCTCGGTCAACTGGTGGCGGATATGGCTAACGAAATTAACAACCCGGTTAGCTTCATCTACGGCAATCTCCATCCCGCCAGTCAATATGCTGAAGACTTAATCAGAATCATAGAACTTTACCAACATCACTATCCCACACCCAGCCCAGTCATTGCCTTACATCTGCAACACCTCGACCTTAGTTTTGTGAAAACAGACTTTTTAAAATTGTTGTGGTCAATGCGAGCTGGCTCTGAGCGCGTCAAAGAAATTGTTTTCGCCTTGCAGAATTTTTCAAGCTCCGACGAAGGTCAAATGAAAAAGGTTGACCTGCATAAAGGAATTGATAGTGTTCTGAGAATTTTACAGCATCGTCTGAAAGAAAAACCTGATAGAGCCGGGATTGAAGTAATTAAAACTTTTGGTGAATTACCCTTAATCGAATGTTACCCTGGTGAACTAAATCAGGTATTTATGAATATCTTAACTAATGCTATTGATGCCTTAGAAGAGAGGATGAAACATGATTATTCTTTTACTCCCAAAATTTTGATTAATACAGAAATTGTTAGCAGTCATTTATCATTGGTCAATAGTAATGAACCTTGGGTAAATGATAAACGACTAGGAAAAAAACACAAAATTATAATTCGCATTTTTGACAATGGCAAAGGGATACTTCCCCATATCCAAAGACATATATTTGAACCATTTTTTACGACCAAACCAGTAGGCAAAGGTCAAGGATTAGGGCTATCAATTAGTCGGCAAATTATAGTTGAAAAACATCAAGGTAAACTGAAGTGTAATTCTCAATTAGGTCAAGGTACAGAGTTGGTCATTGAAATGAATACAACAGCAAGACACTATGCCGCTATGAGAAAACACGCCAGCTTTTAGGTAATATTTAAGAAATCTATCAACACGAGCGTTGCCAACAGCATCGGTTGTTCATTTTACCCCATTACCATGATGCGCCAAGGCTGCCATTCCATATTCTGAAGCACGTAACTCCTGATCAGAGATTTGTGGCTCCTTGGTATAGACCGAACTCAGTAAGATATTCAGAACTCCACTTTCTTCAGCTTGACTAACAGCGCGATGTGTAATCAATTCACCTACATTCAGAATCACGTTGTCTTCTGGGTCAAGAATGACACGGGTAACTGGACGACCCAGAGCTTGTTCAATCCGTTGCTTCTTCATTGCTCGTGTGCCGCGTCCTTGTAAGTTTTCTGCCTTCGCTTTCAAGGCTTGCCAAAAAGTGTTGAGATTCTCTTGAGCAATACTTGCCCCGTCGCGCAGTTGAACTTTGTTTTCTAACCATCTGTCACTTGCGGTAGAACCGACTGCCGTTGCCAGAGTCAGACCGACAGCGTTCAGCAATTCTGCTTCTTTACCGTAAGTCTGGGCCCGATCAAGAAGGGATTCCGTTACAATTTGCCCAGATGCCGCAATAATTAAGCCATCGTTGGCACGCACTGTTTGTACGACTCTACGCCCTCTTGCCTGCTGGATCGCCACATGTCCTACTAGCGAATCAAGCGAGTGACGCAGATTAGCGGCGCTACTGTGAGTTAGGCTCCCAATTCGATTGCTAGTAGATTCTGTTGCTGCTTGCAAATTGCGACTGATATTGACAGTCAGACTGCCACCCGTAGCTCGATAGAGTTCATCAAGGATACCCATGCGATCAGCCGCTTCTGCATCGACTAGCGTCACTTCCTGCCCCTGTAGTAGCAGTACATTCCCGTCTGGAGTCAGCACATCCCGCTCAACATACTTGCCAATCACATATACCTTTTGCTCGGCAGGATCAACCAAATTGTTTGTTAGGGAAGCAGTTGCATCTCGATTGAGGTCTTGCAGTTTGCTGCTAGTGGCATCAGTTACAGCTTGCAATTGCTCACCTGCATTCTGACTTGCTTCCTGTAGCACACGGTTCATACTCTCTACTGAGCTTTGCATCTGCTCATTCACAGTTTGAGATGCTGTTTGTAGTCTGCGATTGGTAGTCTCAGCTGATTCCTGTAATCTATCTCCAGTTGCCTGAACTGCTCCTCGGATACCACCGATCTGTTCTTCCATCATTTGAGAGGTTTCTGGAGGTACAAAGGCAACATCATAACCAATTTTCAGGGCTTCACGAGCAGGAACGAACGATCGCCCTGAGTAAGCATCGGCAAATACACCACCAGAAACTTCGTATCCTTCCACCAGTCCACTATGCTCATCGAAGAACAAATCGACCAATCCACCAAGGTCAAGTCCCTCAGTAGTCAGAATTCTCTTTTTTCTCAGCACAATATTTTGGTGCAGAATCTCTTTAATTGCAGGGACACGATGTGCTTTAACAACAGATTCTTTCGAGTTAACTACAATCGCATCTAACCCAATCGCTTGCACTTCTTCCAGAGGAATCACTTTTGCATCTCGAAATAGTCCTTTTTCTGCAACGAGAAAACCCAAAAGTTGATTGCGTTTCTGGTCAAAAATTAAATCTATAATTCGGACAACTTTCTCGCCTGTGTCGTAGGTAACGACAACTTTATCTATAACATCACTACCTTTACGCATTTATCTATCCCTTCTATATTGATTTTCTTGTTCAATCACTTGTTCGTTGGTTACTTGACCTTTAAGCTGAAAATATCGTCCCTCTCTACCAAAACTGGGAACGAGATCAATCATGCCAAAGTATTCGAGTAATACCCCAAATATGGCAACAAGGATGATTAAAACAGTTGTATTTGCTCCATTATTAGAGCGTTTTCCTATGAGTCTAGGCATTGTATTTCATTATTTATTATTGTTTTTTCTTATCGTAAACATTGCTATAAATGTTATACAAGAAATTTATATCATTAAATTTAGTTAATATGTTTATTTATTGGTATATACCTTACTTTAGATACTCTTGTTGAATCAAAAGATTCAAAGGGCATCTTTCCAAAGATAGATTTTTTAGTTAGTTCTTATTAATCTCTTATATCTATTATTGGAAAGAAATATTTTTATTAGCCTCAATACCATTGAGTAACTTAAAAGATAATGTCATTCTTCCATTCGGGATTAGTCTCGTCGAGTTATACTGAGCGCATCTCAAAGTTAGGGTGAGGGTAGTACAAACATCAGAGTAAAGTAATGTTCACCTTTAACCTCATGAATGAGAGTAATGCACACGCTTTCCTAAGTTGGCGATACGAGCCGCTCTATGATTTATATAACTACTCAGAGCCAGAAGCTAATCTACTACAACATATTCTGCACCCCCAGAACACCTTTTACAGTATTCTGGATGAGAATGGCGAGTTGGTAGCTTACTGTTCTTTTGGACAAGATGGACAGGTAAGTGGTGGTGATTACCATGAGCAGGCGTTGGATATTGGTATGGGGATTCGCCCTGACTTGACCGGACGAGGAAAAGGCGCTGAGTATGCCAATGCCGTATTGGAATTTGCAGATAGTTTATTTCAGCCAAAAGCTTTTCGGGTAACAATTGCGGCATTCAACAAGCGTGCGATACGGGTATGGCAGAAATTGGGATTCAAGCATCAGCAATCCTTTGAGCGAGGAAGTGATGGAATGCAATTTATCGTGTTGTTACGAGCAGACTGCTGTAAGACATCGCCCAATTTGGAAAATTTAGCTTAGAACAACCCTAGCTATACCTAAACTGACAGTTAAAACAGCAGATGGTAGACCATCAATGTCAGAATACTGGATCTAATGATGGGAAAATAAAGCTAAGTTAACCATCCTCAAACTTGCTAGGCTATTTAACCAAGACAGGTAAACAGCGAATTTTATCAATCAAAATTTATGAATTCGACCGTTCCTTCTCAAACTCGAAAGCCACCCACTCAAGCAATAGGAGCCAAAATTTTCCACTGGTGTAACATCATTAGTCTATTTATCATGCTCACCAGTGGACTACAAATTTACAACGCCAACCCTGTTTTTGGTGGACGTGCAGGTTTGCACATTCCTCCGATATTTACTTTAGGAGGTTGGCTTGCAGGAGGTAGACACTGGCATTTTGCAGCAATGTGGCTATTCTCCCTAAATCTCTTGTGGTATGGAATTTACATTTTAATTACCCGGCGTTGGCGACATCGGTTTGTCGGTGCTAATGACTTCAAAGCATTACAAAAAACTCAAAATTCTAAGCGTCTAATTTATGCTTGGCATCGGATTGCATATACAGCAATTATTCCTATTTTGCTGCTGGCCTTATTTACAGGAATAGGAATGTATAAACCTGCTCAGTTTCCCTGGATAGTGGATTTGTTTGGCAATTGGCAAGCATTGCGAATCGTTCACTTTGCCTCAGTACCGCTGGTTATCTTATTTGCAGTGATTCACTCTCGATTAGGGCAAAAAGCTGGAGGCACTCAACTAACAGAATCAATGTTTTAGTAAAAAAACTCTGGTCATGGAGATAAATAGACGCGGGTACTAATAACCAATGACCAACGACAAATGACAAATGACTCTTTTTTATTTAAAAAATATGAACTTTTTTGATAAATTGAATGGAAATATCTTGCAAAATCAAAGCTTACTATTTGTAGGACTTGATCCAAATCCAGAGATGATGCCTGTGCGGTATGAATCTGAAGAACTCATCGCTGGTTTGGAGAAGTGGTTACAATTCATTATTGCTGAAACTGCTGATTTCGTTTGTGCTTATAAACCAACACTTGGCTTTTACGAAGCGTTAGGTATTCCAGGTTTAGAACTGCTGTACAAAACTTTAGCAGCTATTCCAGCCCACATCCCAGTTATTTTAGATGCCAAACACAGTGACTTAAATACTAGTACTATTTTTGCTCGGACTGTGTTTACAGAATGGCAGGTAGATGCAATCACTCTCAGTCCCTACACAGGACAAGATCATGTAGCACCTTTTTTGGTCTATCCTGATAAAGCGGTATTTATCTTATGCTGTACTTCTAATCCAGGTGCAGAAGCTTTACAGCAATATCCTACAAATGAATCACCTCTTTATTTACAGGTGGTAAAAGAATCAAAAACTTGGGGAACTCCAGAACAATTGGGTTTGGAAGTGGGAACTACAAATCCTGAAGTTTTAGGACTTATTCGAGCGATCGCGCCGGAACGAATTATTATGGCGCGTAGCATCTGGGCAGAGGGTCAAAGCCTGAAGCAAATTTTAGAAGTAGGCTTGAATGCTAACGGTGATGGTTTGCTGATTCCTGTTCCTCAAGATATGTTGGGAAACACACAATTATCTGAGCAAATCCAGTCTCTACGTGCAGAAATTAATCAAATAAAAGCTGAAATTATTCACGAAAATTCCACATGTTCTGTGTGGTTTCCTGATGTTTGTTTACTCAATCAGCATCCCCACCAGGATTTGATTTTACAACTTTATGATATTGACTGCATTATGTTTGGCAGCTTTGTCCAAGCATCGGGAGCTATATTTCCTTATTACATCGACTTACGCAAAATTATTTCCAATCCTCAAGTTTTTAATCAAGTTCTCACAGCTTATGAGGATATTTTGAAAAACCTGAATTTTGATAGGTTAGCAGGTATTCCTTATGGTTCTTTACCTACTGCGACTGGTTTAGCTTTGCGCCTTCATTGTCCAATGATTTTCCCTCGTAAAGAGGTAAAGGCACACGGAACGCGGAGAGTAATTGAAGGTAACTTTCACCCTGGTGAAACAGTTGTAGTAGTTGACGATATTCTCATCAGTGGCAAAAGTGTCATGGAAGGGGCAGGAAAGTTAGAATCAGCAGGATTAAATGTTAATGATATTGTAGTATTTATCGACCATGAACAAGGGGTAAAAGCTAGATTACAGCAAAATGGTTATCGGAGTCATGCGGTTTTAACTATTTCAGAAATTACTAATACTCTGTATCAAGCAGGGCGAATAAATGAGGAGCAATTTTTAGCTTTTGCTGAAAGTTAAAATTTGGAATAGTAGGGAATGGGAAATATTTTTCTTATCGAACAGAATTCAGGAGTCAGGAGTCAGAATACAGGAAAGGTATTCTGTATGACTGGCGGATAGCGCAGCGTTAGCGAGTCCGCGTTCGCTTTTAGCGTCTCGTAGAGAGCGTCTTGATTCTGACCGGAGGCGGAGCGTCTCCGGCTCCGTTCCTGAATTCTGACTCCTGAATTCTTCTTCAACTATTTCCCCTTGTGCATATTTAGTTCTCAGGTTCAATGTAGAAATTAGAATAATTTTGATTTTAAAATCAACTATGAATTTTTCACTGAATCAACTACTTAGATGGTTAATTTTTACGCTACTATTTCCTCTAGCTTTTCTTAATGGTTGGCTAGTATTTTTACTCGTTAAAAATTTTCAACCTGTCGTCACAATTCTTGTCTTGGCTACTTTGCTGGCATTCGTTTTAAACTATCCTGTTTCAATTATCCAAAAGCGAGGACTTAAACGTGGCTATGCAGTAGCGTTAGTTTTTATATCAGCATTGATAATTATCGTTGCTCTGGGTATCACTTTACTGCCCATTATTTTAGAGCAGTTTAATGAGATGGTTAAAGTCTTTCCCCAATGGATTGATTCTAGCGAAGAAAAACTTCAGATTGTAAATGAATGGTTTTTTAGACATAGAATAAATGTGAATTTAAGTCAGTTATTAGTGCAAATTAATGACCAATTACCCAATGAATTAGAGTTTATTTCAGATAAACTTTTAAGCATTATTATAGATACAATTGATAGTGTTTCTGAGGCGTTAATCATAGTAGTGCTGACTTTTTACCTGTTGTTAGATGGCCCAAGAATTTGGGAGGGTATATTTAAGAAGTTACCTGGAAGTCTAGCTCAACAGGTAAGCCAGTCTATTCAGCAAAACTTCCAAAATTATTTGATTGGTCAGGGAACTTTAGCTTTGCTGATGGGTGTTTCAATAACATTATTGTTTTTAGGTTTTCAAGTCCAGTTTGCTTTACTTTTTGGTTTGGGAGTTGGGCTTTTGAGCTTAATTCCCTTTGGTGATGTCGTCAGTCTTGTTGTAATAACTTTCATCATAGCCACACATAACTTTTGGTTAGCAGTAAAGGTTTTTGCGGTAGCTGTTGTCATTGACCAGTTAATTGATCAGGCGATCGCACCACGTCTTTTAGGTAAATTTACTGGTATTCGACCAATATGGGTGTTAATTGCTTTGCTTGTCGGAACAAATGTTGGTGGAGTCTTAGGTTTGGTAATAGCAGTACCTGTAGCTGGTTTTCTCAAAGATGTAGCAGATGGGTTTTCTAAATCTAGTGATTCCGATAATGCTGTTAATGGTGAAGCAGCATCAGAATTGTTGGCAGAAGAATCAATCTCGCCATGAGTCGATCTTTTTTTGGCGAAGGTATTACAAAAACCTGAGCCTATTTTATCGACTCAGGTTTCCATAAGCTTACGAGAACTGGAAGACAGAACTGTTGCTTGGATCAATATTTGTACTAATGTCAGCTTGGGTAAAGGTAGTACCAAAAAGGGTGAATAACAACTGTCCAGTACCAAAATTTGCATTGTTCACGATGCCATCTCCTAATCGGAACTGACTATTACCGTTGACAATACGCACATCTATTGCAGCAATACCACCGAAAGAAAGGATATCTCCCCCTGCTCCTGTTACAAATTCGTTGATTCGGTCTTGACCATCACCCAAGTTATAGCGAATGGTATCACTGCCATTCCCTCCAGTAAGTGTGTCATTGCCAGCGCCACCATTGAGGTAGTCATTACCTGCACCACCGGTGAGATTGTCAGCACCAGCACCACCAAACAAGGTGTCATTTCCGCCACCACCAAATAGAGAATCAGCGCCTAAACCGCCGTCTAGATAATCATTCCCTGCATTACCAATTAAGGTGTCATTCCCAGCAAAGCCAAAGAGATTATCGTTGTTGCTGGTTCCGGTGAGGGTGTTGTTAAATTCATCTCCAATATCTAGACCAATTGCATCATCTGCGATCGCACCAGTAAGATCCGCTCCCACGAAAATGGCATCGGTAAAGTCCCCTTTAGACAGATTAGCGTTCCTCAAGTTGGCATCCGTGAAATTTGCACCAACGGCAAGTCCATTAAAAAAAAGACCTTCTGCGTTGGCTTGGGTAAAGTTAGCTCCACTCAAATCAGTATCAGCAAAGTCAGCCCCACTCAAGTTTGTTACTGTAACATTGCCATTGGCATCTATGAAGGAACTAAAATCAGCACCAGTTAAAATCAAATCTTCTGCGGAAACGTTGCTGAAATTCGCGCCACGAAATTTAACATTACCTGACTGTGTTGGATTTAGTAGTTCTACATCACTGATGGAGAGATCACTGAAATTAGCCAGATCAAAAATAGAGTTTTGTAAGGTAAAATCGGTCAAGTTTGTCAGACGAAAGTCAGCCCCCGTTGCATCGACGTTGACCAAAATAGTACTATCCAACTCAGCCTCTAGAAAGCTGGCATTCACGAGCGTTGCACCTGTAAAGTCAGCGGCTTTTAGCTTCGCCTTAAATAAATCGGCTCCCGTGAAGTTAGCACCTCTCAGGTTGGGGCGCTCAGATTGTTCACCACTGAGATTAGCTTCCCGCAAATTAGCATTAGTCAGGTTAGCGTTTGATAGATTGATGAATTTCGTGTTAATCAGCGACAGATTAGCCTGTCTCAAATTGGCTCCACTGAAATTGACATTTTCTAATGTCACCTTGAACAAATTAGCTGGTTGAGAAAAGTTATTATTAGGGGCAAAAATTGCACCAGATGCATTTACGTTAAATAGCTTTGCTTCTTCAAAGTTAGTGCCTCGCAGCCCTGTATTGACGAATTGAACATTTGTAAGGGTAGCTTTGAAAAAATTGGAGCCATTTAAGTTTTGACCGTTAAAATTGTTTCCGACTAGGCTCTGTTCACTAAAGTTGAAAGCTGTCATATTATGCTCCTTAAAAAAAATTAAGCTGGTTTTTGGACTTCAACTTGTTGTTGAAAAGTCTGTTGTTGTAGTTGCTCTTGTAACCAAGAAGAGAAAAGTTCGTTGAGCAACCGTTGCTGCATAGGTTCGTTAAGTTGGGCTGGTATGAGCTTTTCCAACCGCACGATTACCCACCAATCTCCGATGTGGGTTGGTGGCGATACCTGCTCTGGTTGGCTGATGGCGAGGATTCGGGCTAGTTTGGGATGGGGTGTACTCAATGCAACTGGCCCCACTAAGCCACCAGCCTGAGCTTCTCCACCTTGAGAGTATTGCCTTGCAATTTCAGCAAAGGACTGTTCACCTTCTACAAGACGGAAGTAAAGTTCTTGAGC encodes:
- a CDS encoding AAA-like domain-containing protein is translated as MTIDEIVLLLKASQANGLTTLQELILRSSWEGKTYANIACEADYGEERVKKIAAHLWQLLSCLSKEPINKSNFRQTLENHHLSKAHQQLVKEFNRAATAISLEFPSGSVSLNSRFYISRPPIEELAYAEMAEAGSVICIKAPKKMGKSSLVLRLLARAKKQGFHTVTLDFQQADKAVFASLDKFLRWLCANVSRELQLEPKLNDYWHEDMGSKVSCSIYFQQYLLPALSSPLVLVLNEVDWVFEYQEIAGEFLPLVRSWHEQAKRVEIWQKLRLVLVYSTEILIPTKLTQSPFNIGLTINLPPFTKEQVQDLAQRHGLDWTDGKDADSLMAMVGGNPYLVRLALYHFVGKGGLQRDLRQLLQQATTEAGIYHDYLKQYVLALRDEPELGNAFYEVINTTSYVKLEPALAYKLQSIGLINLEGDVNDGLRLRSTPACELYRLYFRQYLKKSEHFNNSYVERLKQENQQLFVLSSLDELTQLVNRRYFQTYLQIEWQRSARQSTPISLILCDIDYFKIYNKTYGNSAGDECLRQIANTICNCINHSPNNSSFSYSKSMISSTASAFVISQRGDFREESSRVLVARYGGEEFAILAQVEITVAMDIAEHIRDQVKALGIKCEYPSIGGLPAAVLTVSLGVASVIPAIETEPATLVNAAEEALYKAKRKGRDRVVV
- a CDS encoding PAS domain-containing sensor histidine kinase; its protein translation is MHIEEPTTHEPEVPLSVKDSPSLPEPKDLSQENLDACQYSQAALQMALIASGLGLWDWNLITDKTYYDPQWKHILGYEVDEIDNDYKSFEQLIHPQDLPRIRQVLHDYLQGCTPVFEVEFRMLTKSGEWKWILTCGKVFQWDKSGKPVRMAGTHKDITQDKAMSTTGCAYATQQYQQFEQLQREIAQRQSTEDQIREKSQQLETTLDELKYTQKQLLQNQKMANLGQLVADMANEINNPVSFIYGNLHPASQYAEDLIRIIELYQHHYPTPSPVIALHLQHLDLSFVKTDFLKLLWSMRAGSERVKEIVFALQNFSSSDEGQMKKVDLHKGIDSVLRILQHRLKEKPDRAGIEVIKTFGELPLIECYPGELNQVFMNILTNAIDALEERMKHDYSFTPKILINTEIVSSHLSLVNSNEPWVNDKRLGKKHKIIIRIFDNGKGILPHIQRHIFEPFFTTKPVGKGQGLGLSISRQIIVEKHQGKLKCNSQLGQGTELVIEMNTTARHYAAMRKHASF
- a CDS encoding PRC-barrel domain-containing protein, with product MRKGSDVIDKVVVTYDTGEKVVRIIDLIFDQKRNQLLGFLVAEKGLFRDAKVIPLEEVQAIGLDAIVVNSKESVVKAHRVPAIKEILHQNIVLRKKRILTTEGLDLGGLVDLFFDEHSGLVEGYEVSGGVFADAYSGRSFVPAREALKIGYDVAFVPPETSQMMEEQIGGIRGAVQATGDRLQESAETTNRRLQTASQTVNEQMQSSVESMNRVLQEASQNAGEQLQAVTDATSSKLQDLNRDATASLTNNLVDPAEQKVYVIGKYVERDVLTPDGNVLLLQGQEVTLVDAEAADRMGILDELYRATGGSLTVNISRNLQAATESTSNRIGSLTHSSAANLRHSLDSLVGHVAIQQARGRRVVQTVRANDGLIIAASGQIVTESLLDRAQTYGKEAELLNAVGLTLATAVGSTASDRWLENKVQLRDGASIAQENLNTFWQALKAKAENLQGRGTRAMKKQRIEQALGRPVTRVILDPEDNVILNVGELITHRAVSQAEESGVLNILLSSVYTKEPQISDQELRASEYGMAALAHHGNGVK
- a CDS encoding GNAT family N-acetyltransferase → MNESNAHAFLSWRYEPLYDLYNYSEPEANLLQHILHPQNTFYSILDENGELVAYCSFGQDGQVSGGDYHEQALDIGMGIRPDLTGRGKGAEYANAVLEFADSLFQPKAFRVTIAAFNKRAIRVWQKLGFKHQQSFERGSDGMQFIVLLRADCCKTSPNLENLA
- a CDS encoding cytochrome b/b6 domain-containing protein, which produces MNSTVPSQTRKPPTQAIGAKIFHWCNIISLFIMLTSGLQIYNANPVFGGRAGLHIPPIFTLGGWLAGGRHWHFAAMWLFSLNLLWYGIYILITRRWRHRFVGANDFKALQKTQNSKRLIYAWHRIAYTAIIPILLLALFTGIGMYKPAQFPWIVDLFGNWQALRIVHFASVPLVILFAVIHSRLGQKAGGTQLTESMF
- a CDS encoding bifunctional orotidine-5'-phosphate decarboxylase/orotate phosphoribosyltransferase; the encoded protein is MNFFDKLNGNILQNQSLLFVGLDPNPEMMPVRYESEELIAGLEKWLQFIIAETADFVCAYKPTLGFYEALGIPGLELLYKTLAAIPAHIPVILDAKHSDLNTSTIFARTVFTEWQVDAITLSPYTGQDHVAPFLVYPDKAVFILCCTSNPGAEALQQYPTNESPLYLQVVKESKTWGTPEQLGLEVGTTNPEVLGLIRAIAPERIIMARSIWAEGQSLKQILEVGLNANGDGLLIPVPQDMLGNTQLSEQIQSLRAEINQIKAEIIHENSTCSVWFPDVCLLNQHPHQDLILQLYDIDCIMFGSFVQASGAIFPYYIDLRKIISNPQVFNQVLTAYEDILKNLNFDRLAGIPYGSLPTATGLALRLHCPMIFPRKEVKAHGTRRVIEGNFHPGETVVVVDDILISGKSVMEGAGKLESAGLNVNDIVVFIDHEQGVKARLQQNGYRSHAVLTISEITNTLYQAGRINEEQFLAFAES